The bacterium genome segment AGGACGGAAAGCGCACTCCCACTTGACGGACCTGAAGGGGCCTTGGAAGCGGCTCCGCGAACGGGCGTGCCTGGAGAATCTCCGGATCCATGATCTGCGGCATTCCTTCGCGGCGGTCGGAGCGGGACTGGGGCTTTCGCTGCCGATGATCGGCAAGCTCCTCGGTCACAGCCAGCCCGAGACGACGGCACGCTATGCTCATCTGGCGGCCGATCCGATGCATGAG includes the following:
- a CDS encoding tyrosine-type recombinase/integrase; the protein is MPLPTSAKQRRRRSGALATSRCRSDQRRRSLITARFFPQDGARRALTIEGRKAHSHLTDLKGPWKRLRERACLENLRIHDLRHSFAAVGAGLGLSLPMIGKLLGHSQPETTARYAHLAADPMHE